The Chelatococcus sp. HY11 genome includes a window with the following:
- the grxC gene encoding glutaredoxin 3 codes for MPDVTIYTKSWCPYCQSAKELLASKNVAFEEIEISGKADERATMIARAGGRSTVPQIFVGDHHVGGCDDLYALERRGELDALLENA; via the coding sequence ATGCCTGATGTAACGATCTATACGAAGTCGTGGTGCCCCTATTGCCAGTCGGCGAAGGAACTGCTGGCCTCCAAGAACGTGGCTTTTGAGGAGATCGAGATTTCAGGCAAGGCTGACGAACGCGCGACGATGATTGCGCGTGCCGGAGGACGAAGCACCGTCCCGCAGATCTTCGTTGGCGATCATCATGTTGGTGGATGCGATGATCTCTATGCGCTGGAACGGCGTGGCGAGCTCGACGCATTGCTGGAAAACGCCTGA
- a CDS encoding (deoxy)nucleoside triphosphate pyrophosphohydrolase: MSVKLTLVAACALVDADGRILLAQRPPGKALAGLWEFPGGKVEAGERPEETLIRELNEELGITVKQECLAPLTFASYPYETFHLLMPLYICRRWEGIAAPREGQTLKWVRATALRDYPMPPADEPLIPVLVDLLR; this comes from the coding sequence GTGAGTGTGAAGCTGACGCTCGTCGCGGCCTGCGCCCTCGTCGATGCTGACGGGCGCATCCTCCTTGCCCAACGTCCGCCGGGCAAGGCGCTCGCGGGCCTTTGGGAGTTCCCCGGGGGCAAGGTGGAGGCCGGCGAGCGGCCCGAGGAAACGCTGATCCGGGAGCTCAACGAGGAGCTCGGCATCACGGTGAAACAGGAATGCCTCGCACCGCTCACTTTCGCGAGCTACCCCTACGAGACCTTCCATCTCCTGATGCCGCTCTATATCTGCCGGCGCTGGGAGGGCATCGCCGCTCCGCGTGAGGGGCAGACCCTGAAATGGGTACGGGCCACGGCGCTGCGCGACTACCCGATGCCGCCCGCTGACGAACCGCTGATCCCGGTGCTGGTCGATCTTCTGCGCTGA
- the secA gene encoding preprotein translocase subunit SecA, whose amino-acid sequence MLGAIAKKIFGSANDRRLKTYTAKVQAINALEPELTALSDEQLRARTEEFRQQLAAGKTLDDLLVPAFATVREAAKRVLGQRHFDVQLIGGMVLHEGAIAEMRTGEGKTLVATLPVYLNALAGKGVHAVTVNDYLASRDSGWMGRVYRFLGLTVGVIIHGLDDDQRREAYACDITYGTNNEYGFDYLRDNMKYDLAQMVQRGHNFAIVDEVDSILVDEARTPLIISGPLDDRSDLYNAIDVLIPKLKREDYDLDEKQRAVSLTESGNEHIEELLEGAGLLKEGSLYDAANATLVHHVNQALRAHTLFQRDKDYIVRNDEVVIIDEFTGRMMQGRRYSEGLHQALEAKEHVQIQPENQTLASITFQNYFRLYKKLGGMTGTAATEADEFLDIYNLPVVEIPTNLPVKRIDEDDEVYRTDGEKYKAIARDIMEAAEKGQPVLVGTTSIEKSEVLANFLSQTGYKHIDFSKPDALKPVFEAARTGKSSKHFAVLNARFHELEAFIVAQAGVPGAITIATNMAGRGTDIQLGGNADMRLEQELADLPEGEERAAREAEIRAEIARFKERALAAGGLYVIGTERHESRRIDNQLRGRSGRQGDPGRSKFFLSLEDDLMRIFGSGRMDTMLQRLGLKEDEAIVHSWINKAIEKAQGKVEARNFDMRKNILKYDNVMNDQRKVVFEQRRDFMAQESVRETIDEMRHGVAEELVTRHIPENSYPEQWDVAGLAEAITNELNITVPVEDWAKEEGIADDEIRDRLKAAVDAAYTERVEKNTPEVMNYVEKQVLLQTLDHLWREHLATLDHLRQVIGWRGYAQRDPLNEYKSEAFQLFDGLIGRLREQVTTQLMRVEVMFSPPPEAELPPMEAHHLNPFSGEEEMAGYGDTLVASRPQAEAVAVDPADPSTWGKVGRNDPCPCGSGKKFKHCHGRFI is encoded by the coding sequence ATGCTCGGCGCTATTGCGAAAAAAATATTCGGTTCTGCCAACGACCGTCGCCTGAAGACCTATACGGCCAAGGTCCAGGCCATCAACGCGCTTGAGCCCGAACTCACGGCCCTCTCTGATGAGCAGCTTCGCGCCCGGACCGAGGAATTCCGCCAGCAGCTCGCAGCCGGCAAGACACTCGACGATTTGCTCGTTCCAGCTTTCGCGACCGTGCGCGAGGCCGCCAAGCGCGTGCTCGGCCAACGGCATTTCGATGTGCAGCTCATCGGCGGCATGGTGCTTCACGAAGGCGCGATCGCCGAGATGCGCACCGGTGAAGGCAAGACCCTTGTCGCGACGCTGCCCGTCTATCTCAATGCCTTGGCCGGCAAGGGCGTTCACGCGGTGACCGTGAACGACTACCTCGCCAGCCGTGACTCGGGCTGGATGGGCCGTGTCTACCGCTTCCTCGGGCTGACGGTCGGCGTGATCATCCATGGCCTCGACGATGACCAGCGCCGGGAGGCCTATGCCTGCGACATCACCTATGGCACCAACAACGAATACGGCTTCGACTACCTGCGCGACAACATGAAGTATGACCTCGCGCAGATGGTGCAGCGCGGGCACAATTTCGCGATCGTCGACGAGGTCGACTCGATCCTGGTCGACGAAGCGCGCACGCCTCTGATCATTTCCGGGCCGCTCGACGACCGCTCCGATCTCTACAACGCCATCGACGTGCTGATCCCGAAGCTCAAGCGGGAGGACTACGATCTCGACGAGAAGCAGCGCGCGGTCTCGCTGACCGAGAGCGGCAATGAGCACATCGAGGAGTTGCTGGAAGGCGCGGGCCTCCTGAAGGAGGGCTCCCTCTACGACGCCGCCAACGCGACGCTTGTTCACCACGTCAACCAGGCGCTGCGCGCCCACACCCTGTTCCAGCGCGATAAGGACTACATAGTCCGCAACGACGAGGTGGTCATCATCGACGAGTTCACCGGCCGCATGATGCAGGGCCGGCGCTATTCGGAGGGCCTGCACCAGGCGCTCGAGGCGAAGGAACACGTCCAGATCCAGCCCGAGAACCAGACGCTCGCCTCGATCACCTTCCAGAACTATTTCCGTCTCTATAAGAAGCTCGGCGGCATGACCGGCACGGCCGCGACCGAGGCGGACGAGTTCCTCGACATCTACAACCTGCCCGTGGTGGAAATCCCCACCAACCTGCCGGTCAAGCGCATCGACGAGGATGACGAGGTCTACCGGACCGACGGCGAGAAATACAAGGCGATCGCCCGCGACATCATGGAGGCGGCCGAGAAGGGCCAGCCGGTTCTCGTCGGCACGACATCGATCGAAAAGTCGGAGGTGCTCGCCAACTTCCTCTCCCAGACGGGCTACAAGCACATCGATTTCAGCAAGCCCGACGCCCTGAAGCCGGTGTTCGAGGCCGCCCGGACCGGCAAGTCATCCAAGCATTTCGCGGTGCTGAACGCGCGCTTCCACGAACTGGAAGCCTTCATCGTCGCCCAGGCGGGCGTTCCCGGCGCCATCACCATCGCCACCAACATGGCCGGCCGCGGCACGGATATCCAGCTTGGCGGCAATGCCGACATGCGGCTGGAGCAGGAACTGGCGGACTTGCCGGAAGGCGAGGAGCGGGCCGCCCGCGAGGCCGAGATCCGCGCCGAGATCGCCAGGTTCAAGGAACGGGCGCTGGCAGCCGGCGGCCTCTACGTCATCGGCACCGAGCGCCACGAGAGCCGGCGCATCGATAACCAGCTGCGCGGCCGCTCCGGCCGCCAGGGCGACCCCGGGCGCTCGAAGTTCTTCCTGTCGCTCGAAGACGACCTGATGCGCATCTTCGGCTCGGGCCGCATGGACACCATGCTGCAGCGTCTTGGCCTGAAGGAGGACGAGGCGATCGTCCATTCCTGGATCAACAAGGCGATCGAGAAGGCCCAGGGCAAGGTCGAAGCGCGCAACTTCGACATGCGCAAGAACATCCTGAAATACGACAACGTGATGAACGACCAGCGCAAGGTGGTCTTCGAGCAGCGTCGCGATTTCATGGCCCAGGAGTCGGTGCGCGAGACCATCGACGAGATGCGCCACGGCGTCGCCGAGGAGCTTGTCACGCGTCATATCCCGGAGAACTCCTACCCAGAGCAGTGGGATGTCGCCGGCCTCGCCGAAGCGATCACCAACGAGCTCAACATCACCGTTCCGGTCGAGGACTGGGCGAAGGAAGAGGGCATCGCGGACGACGAGATCCGGGACCGCCTCAAGGCTGCCGTCGACGCCGCCTATACGGAGCGCGTCGAGAAGAACACGCCCGAGGTGATGAATTACGTCGAGAAGCAGGTGCTGCTGCAGACCCTAGACCATCTCTGGCGCGAGCATCTCGCCACGCTTGACCATCTGCGTCAGGTCATCGGCTGGCGTGGCTACGCCCAGCGCGATCCGCTGAACGAATACAAATCCGAGGCCTTCCAGCTCTTCGATGGCCTCATCGGCCGGCTCCGCGAGCAGGTGACGACACAGCTGATGCGGGTCGAGGTGATGTTCTCGCCGCCCCCCGAGGCCGAGCTGCCGCCGATGGAAGCCCACCACCTCAATCCGTTCAGCGGCGAGGAGGAGATGGCGGGCTACGGCGATACGCTCGTGGCCTCCCGGCCCCAGGCCGAAGCCGTCGCGGTGGACCCCGCCGACCCGTCAACCTGGGGCAAGGTCGGCCGCAACGATCCCTGCCCTTGCGGCTCGGGCAAGAAATTCAAACATTGCCACGGGCGGTTCATCTGA
- a CDS encoding ComF family protein, whose protein sequence is MAEFVRSGWLRRSAEVLHGRAGALASRLVGLIYPPTCIACGHATAEPHGVCAACWRELPFITRPYCERLGTPFAVDLGGPLLSPAAIADPPVFERARAVARYDGTARELVHRLKYGDRLELGKAMGRMMTTAGAELFAEAALIVPVPLHPRRLWSRRFNQAMVLSQEVARRSGLRCDGLVLHRRKNTRPQVGLTRVERAANLQGAFLVPDNRRLAGERVILVDDVLTTGATANAACRALLRGGASHVDILTFARVVAEA, encoded by the coding sequence ATGGCCGAATTCGTCAGGAGCGGCTGGCTGCGGCGCTCGGCTGAGGTGCTGCATGGGCGCGCTGGCGCGCTGGCGAGCCGCCTCGTCGGCCTGATCTATCCGCCGACCTGCATTGCCTGCGGGCACGCGACGGCCGAGCCGCATGGGGTTTGCGCCGCGTGCTGGCGCGAGCTGCCCTTCATCACCCGTCCCTACTGCGAACGGCTGGGCACGCCCTTCGCGGTGGATCTCGGTGGCCCGCTGCTGTCACCGGCCGCCATCGCCGACCCGCCTGTCTTCGAGAGGGCAAGGGCCGTCGCTCGCTACGACGGCACAGCCCGCGAACTGGTTCATCGCCTGAAATACGGCGATCGCCTCGAGCTTGGGAAAGCCATGGGCCGCATGATGACGACAGCGGGTGCAGAGCTGTTTGCTGAGGCCGCGCTCATCGTGCCAGTGCCGTTGCATCCCCGGCGCCTGTGGTCGCGCCGTTTCAACCAGGCCATGGTCCTGTCGCAGGAGGTCGCGCGGCGAAGCGGCCTGCGCTGTGACGGCCTGGTGCTCCACCGCCGCAAGAATACGCGGCCACAGGTCGGGCTCACGCGGGTGGAGCGCGCCGCCAACCTCCAGGGCGCATTTCTTGTGCCTGACAACAGGCGCCTGGCGGGCGAACGTGTTATTCTGGTCGACGACGTGCTGACGACAGGGGCGACCGCCAACGCGGCTTGCCGCGCTCTGCTGCGCGGTGGCGCTTCCCACGTTGATATATTGACCTTCGCGAGGGTTGTCGCGGAGGCATGA
- a CDS encoding peptidylprolyl isomerase: MNLRRFFLTTAATALMGLPGVGALSVPALAQGAAAPAAQPAAPAASAANPDKPLATVNGVAITQRDLDVASEDLGDRLPAMPEAQRRTYLLNYLIDMKILAQAAEKAKIGDTPDFARRLAYFRDKVLLDDYLAAEVKKAATPEAAKALYEDTVKGMKPEEEVRARHILVENEADAKKIEARLKAGEDFTKVAAEVSKDPGSAKEGGDLGFFTKDRMVPEFAEAAFKLKPGEISAPVKSQFGWHVIKVEEKREKPVPTFDEVKEQVDSYLAQKAQQDIIVSLRKDAKIERLDEPPAAPAPTPGAPAPATPAEPKKP, from the coding sequence ATGAACCTTCGTCGCTTCTTTCTCACCACAGCCGCCACCGCCCTGATGGGATTGCCAGGCGTGGGCGCGCTTTCCGTTCCCGCCTTGGCCCAGGGCGCCGCGGCCCCGGCGGCTCAACCTGCCGCGCCGGCCGCTTCCGCTGCGAACCCGGACAAGCCGCTTGCCACTGTGAACGGCGTGGCGATCACGCAGCGGGATCTCGACGTGGCCAGCGAGGATCTGGGGGACCGGCTGCCGGCCATGCCGGAAGCCCAGCGCCGGACCTATCTGTTGAACTACCTCATCGACATGAAGATCCTCGCGCAGGCGGCTGAAAAGGCCAAGATCGGCGACACGCCGGACTTCGCGCGCCGGCTGGCCTACTTCCGGGACAAGGTGCTGCTGGATGACTACCTTGCGGCCGAGGTGAAGAAGGCGGCGACACCCGAGGCGGCCAAGGCCCTCTACGAGGATACGGTCAAGGGCATGAAGCCTGAGGAAGAGGTGCGCGCCCGCCACATCCTCGTGGAGAACGAGGCTGACGCCAAGAAGATCGAAGCGCGCCTCAAGGCCGGCGAGGACTTCACGAAGGTCGCCGCCGAGGTGTCGAAGGATCCCGGCTCGGCGAAGGAAGGCGGGGATCTCGGCTTCTTCACCAAGGACCGGATGGTGCCGGAATTCGCCGAGGCCGCGTTCAAGCTCAAGCCGGGCGAGATCTCGGCGCCGGTGAAGAGCCAGTTCGGCTGGCACGTCATCAAGGTCGAGGAAAAGCGCGAAAAGCCTGTCCCCACCTTCGACGAGGTCAAGGAGCAGGTCGACAGCTACCTCGCGCAGAAGGCCCAGCAGGACATCATCGTTTCCCTGCGCAAGGATGCGAAGATCGAGCGTCTCGACGAGCCGCCGGCGGCGCCCGCTCCTACGCCCGGCGCGCCGGCCCCGGCAACGCCCGCCGAGCCCAAGAAGCCCTGA
- the argJ gene encoding bifunctional glutamate N-acetyltransferase/amino-acid acetyltransferase ArgJ translates to MAKEHPVSPLAPKSVPAMPPIAGVRFATAAAGIRYKGRTDVLLAIFDEGTSVAGVFTRSKCPSAPVEWCRDRLAGGKARALVVNSGNANAFTGRKGRESTALTAKLAAAAVGCAESEIFLSSTGVIGEPLDATKFEGVLADCARRASPEPWLDAAKAIMTTDTFPKVATRAADIDGITVTINGIAKGAGMIAPDMATMLSYVVTDAPISAPVLQALLSGGVKGSFNAITVDSDTSTSDTLIAFATGAAAARGAKPVEAVDDPRLVAFKAAFDALLLDLAHQVVRDGEGARKFVEVLVQGAVDDASAKRIALSIANSPLVKTAVAGEDANWGRVVMAVGKAGEPAERDRLAIWFGDIRVAVDGERDASYDETATSAYMRGADIRITADIGLGGGSAKVWTCDLTKAYVEINGDYRS, encoded by the coding sequence ATGGCAAAAGAACATCCCGTCTCGCCACTCGCCCCGAAGTCCGTTCCGGCCATGCCGCCCATCGCCGGTGTGCGCTTCGCCACCGCCGCGGCGGGCATTCGCTACAAGGGCCGAACGGACGTGCTGCTCGCCATCTTTGATGAGGGCACGAGCGTGGCGGGCGTGTTCACGCGTTCCAAGTGCCCGTCAGCACCGGTAGAATGGTGCCGGGACCGGCTCGCCGGCGGCAAGGCGCGGGCGCTCGTTGTCAATTCCGGCAATGCCAACGCCTTCACTGGCCGGAAGGGCCGCGAGTCGACGGCGCTCACCGCAAAGCTCGCCGCCGCCGCGGTCGGCTGCGCGGAAAGCGAGATTTTCCTCTCCTCGACCGGCGTAATCGGCGAGCCGCTCGACGCCACGAAATTCGAGGGGGTGCTGGCCGACTGCGCCCGTCGCGCCTCGCCGGAACCTTGGCTCGATGCCGCCAAGGCGATCATGACGACGGATACCTTCCCCAAGGTTGCTACGCGCGCCGCTGACATTGATGGCATCACGGTCACCATCAACGGCATCGCCAAGGGCGCCGGCATGATCGCTCCCGACATGGCGACGATGCTGTCCTACGTGGTGACCGACGCGCCGATTTCCGCCCCGGTCCTTCAGGCGCTGTTGTCCGGTGGTGTGAAAGGCTCCTTCAACGCCATCACCGTCGATAGCGATACATCCACCTCCGATACGCTCATCGCCTTTGCGACGGGTGCCGCGGCGGCTCGCGGCGCCAAGCCGGTCGAGGCGGTGGATGACCCACGGCTCGTCGCATTCAAGGCGGCTTTCGACGCGCTGCTGCTCGACCTCGCCCATCAGGTCGTGCGCGACGGCGAGGGCGCGCGCAAGTTCGTCGAGGTTCTGGTTCAGGGCGCCGTGGACGACGCGTCCGCCAAGCGCATCGCTTTGTCCATCGCCAATTCACCGTTGGTGAAGACGGCCGTTGCCGGCGAGGACGCCAATTGGGGGCGTGTCGTCATGGCTGTCGGCAAGGCGGGCGAGCCTGCTGAACGTGATCGCCTCGCCATCTGGTTCGGCGATATCCGCGTGGCCGTCGATGGCGAGCGCGATGCCTCCTACGACGAGACCGCGACATCGGCCTATATGCGCGGCGCGGATATCCGCATCACCGCTGATATCGGGCTCGGCGGTGGTTCGGCGAAGGTGTGGACCTGCGACCTCACCAAGGCCTATGTCGAGATCAACGGCGACTACCGCTCGTGA
- a CDS encoding methyltransferase domain-containing protein encodes MAAPLVFDRALARRRLERAHREGFIDFLVARAAEDLVDRLAAVKREFDLALDLGTPTDAAASALAASGQAGRIVRAAPTAAALGQSKGSAVVADEEALPFAEARFDLAVSLLALQGVNDLPGSLVQIRRSLKPDGLFLAALFGGSTLTELRQILAEAESEIEGGVSPRVAPFIDIRDMGGLLQRAGFALPVADIDTVKVRYEHPIGLMRDLRAMGLTNSLVERRRKPLKRQTLAHAIALYYERFADDDGRLPATFDILWVSGWVPHESQQKPLKPGSAKVRLADALNTKEIKTGDEG; translated from the coding sequence ATGGCCGCCCCCCTCGTCTTCGACCGTGCCCTCGCCCGCCGTCGCCTGGAGCGCGCCCACCGCGAGGGCTTCATCGACTTCCTGGTGGCCCGTGCCGCGGAGGATCTCGTCGATCGGCTTGCCGCCGTGAAACGCGAGTTCGACCTGGCGCTGGATCTCGGCACGCCGACCGACGCCGCGGCGTCGGCTCTGGCGGCCTCGGGGCAGGCCGGACGGATCGTGCGGGCGGCGCCCACCGCCGCTGCCCTCGGCCAAAGCAAAGGCAGCGCGGTGGTTGCGGACGAGGAAGCCTTGCCCTTCGCGGAGGCACGCTTCGACCTCGCCGTGTCCCTGCTGGCGCTCCAGGGGGTCAACGACCTTCCGGGATCCCTTGTGCAGATCCGCCGCAGCCTCAAGCCGGATGGATTGTTTCTCGCCGCGCTGTTCGGCGGCTCCACGCTGACGGAACTGCGCCAGATCCTAGCGGAGGCCGAAAGCGAGATCGAGGGCGGGGTCAGCCCGCGCGTCGCGCCCTTCATCGACATACGCGACATGGGCGGGCTGCTGCAGCGCGCAGGCTTTGCCCTGCCGGTCGCGGATATCGACACGGTCAAGGTGCGTTACGAGCACCCCATCGGCCTGATGCGAGACCTTCGCGCCATGGGCCTGACGAACAGTCTCGTCGAACGCCGCCGCAAGCCCCTGAAGCGGCAGACGCTCGCCCATGCCATCGCGCTTTACTACGAGCGCTTCGCCGATGACGACGGCCGCTTGCCCGCTACCTTCGACATCCTCTGGGTATCGGGCTGGGTGCCCCACGAGAGCCAGCAAAAGCCGTTGAAGCCCGGCTCCGCAAAGGTGCGACTGGCGGATGCCTTGAACACCAAGGAGATCAAGACCGGCGACGAGGGGTAG
- a CDS encoding DUF1178 family protein, whose protein sequence is MIRYKLVCDKSHGFESWFKNSDAFEAQVSRGFVTCPVCGSDKVQKAIMSPSVARTDHDRSKALPPTEATGEAGGSNRPAVPAPQAALLTEREHQLREMVRALRQHVVENAAYVGDEFADEARRIHSGEVEERAIYGEATGEEVRDLLEEGIEILPLPPAPEKGN, encoded by the coding sequence ATGATCCGCTACAAACTCGTATGTGATAAGAGCCACGGCTTTGAAAGCTGGTTCAAGAACAGCGACGCCTTCGAGGCGCAGGTCTCGCGTGGCTTTGTGACATGCCCGGTCTGCGGATCCGACAAGGTGCAGAAGGCGATCATGTCACCGAGCGTGGCGCGGACGGATCATGACCGTTCAAAGGCCCTTCCACCCACGGAGGCGACTGGCGAGGCAGGCGGTTCGAACCGGCCTGCGGTGCCGGCACCGCAGGCCGCATTGCTGACCGAGCGGGAACATCAGCTCCGTGAAATGGTACGCGCGCTGCGGCAGCATGTGGTTGAGAACGCCGCCTATGTCGGGGATGAGTTCGCCGATGAGGCCCGCCGCATTCATTCTGGCGAGGTTGAAGAGCGCGCTATCTATGGCGAGGCGACCGGCGAGGAGGTTCGCGATCTGCTCGAGGAGGGCATCGAGATCCTGCCACTGCCACCCGCGCCCGAGAAGGGCAACTGA
- a CDS encoding RNA methyltransferase, translating into MATFIPVQDPDDPAIADYRAVRERDLIGRGERFIAEGEVVLAVLRRQPHFAVESLLISDKRLPGFDRTAWPDGLPVFVAAQAVMDQIVGFHIHRGLLAIGRRLSTPDARELIAQLPPAALVVGLVGIANHDNMGGIFRNAAAFGADAVLLDATCCDPLYRKSIRVSVGGCFVVPYGRAIDGEDMLAALAENGFTSVALSPSGTTSLHEARPARRSAIIFGAEGPGLPVDLLDRTQTVRIAMAGAMDSLNVATSSGIVLHHYAASRLAR; encoded by the coding sequence GTGGCCACCTTCATCCCCGTCCAGGATCCGGATGATCCCGCCATCGCGGACTACCGCGCGGTTCGGGAGCGAGACCTGATCGGACGTGGCGAACGCTTCATCGCCGAGGGCGAGGTGGTCCTGGCGGTGCTCCGGCGCCAACCGCATTTTGCGGTGGAATCTCTGCTCATCAGTGACAAGCGGCTGCCAGGTTTCGACAGGACGGCCTGGCCAGACGGGCTGCCGGTCTTTGTCGCCGCCCAAGCGGTGATGGATCAGATCGTCGGGTTTCACATCCACCGCGGCCTGCTCGCCATCGGCCGCCGTCTATCCACGCCGGATGCGCGGGAGCTCATCGCGCAGCTTCCGCCAGCGGCGCTGGTTGTCGGGCTTGTCGGCATCGCCAATCACGACAACATGGGCGGTATCTTCCGCAATGCAGCCGCCTTTGGCGCCGATGCCGTGCTGCTCGACGCGACCTGCTGCGACCCGCTTTATCGGAAATCGATCCGTGTCTCGGTAGGCGGGTGCTTCGTCGTGCCCTACGGGCGCGCCATCGACGGCGAGGATATGCTGGCCGCGCTGGCGGAGAACGGTTTCACATCTGTCGCGCTGAGCCCGTCGGGCACGACGTCCCTCCACGAGGCGCGTCCCGCGCGACGCTCCGCCATCATCTTCGGCGCGGAGGGGCCCGGTCTGCCCGTCGATCTTCTGGACAGAACACAGACGGTTCGCATCGCCATGGCCGGAGCCATGGATTCGCTCAATGTGGCGACATCGAGCGGTATCGTGCTGCATCACTATGCCGCCAGCCGGCTCGCACGGTAG
- a CDS encoding ATP-binding cassette domain-containing protein yields MAPPLLLLQDIALTFGGTPLIEQASLSVGSGERLCLVGRNGSGKSTLLKMAAGLIAPDRGQRFLQPGTTLRYLPQEPDLTGFTNTLAYVEAGLAPGDDTYRAQYLLEQLGLDGTEDPARLSGGEARRAALARLLAPEPDILLLDEPTNHLDLPVIEWLESELRSLRSALVLISHDRRFMETLSRATVWLDRGTTRRLEQGFAAFEAWRDTVLEEEERDRHKLDRRIAQENDWLRYGVTARRKRNQGRLRALHAMRQERRDARRAVGDVKMTVSEGDISGKLVIEAVNISKAYGAEPVVRDLSIRIARGDRIGIVGRNGAGKTTLINMLTGQLAPDSGTVKIGANVTMASLDQRRAGLDPDVTLRDALTGGGSDTVLVGDAPKHVMSYLKDFLFTPEQANMPIGKLSGGERGRLMLARALALPSNLLVLDEPTNDLDLETLDLLEEMIDSYSGTVILVSHDRDFLDRTVTSLLMAEGQGRWQDYAGGYTDMLAQRGAGVEATSRGNGGATGKAANQASTPRSEPTERAASKAKLSFKDKHALESLPDRMAALERDIAKLKAVLDDPDLYARDPARFTKATEAMSKAEADLVASEEEWLRLEMLREEIESGG; encoded by the coding sequence ATGGCCCCACCTCTTCTGCTGCTTCAAGATATTGCGCTGACCTTCGGCGGAACGCCCCTGATCGAACAGGCATCCCTGTCTGTTGGTTCCGGTGAACGGCTTTGCCTTGTGGGACGCAACGGATCGGGCAAGTCCACGCTTTTGAAGATGGCGGCCGGCCTTATCGCGCCGGACCGTGGACAACGCTTCCTGCAACCGGGCACGACCCTGCGCTACCTGCCGCAGGAGCCCGATCTCACGGGCTTCACCAACACGCTCGCCTATGTCGAGGCAGGGCTCGCGCCCGGCGACGACACCTACCGGGCGCAGTATCTGCTCGAACAGCTCGGCCTCGATGGCACGGAAGATCCCGCGCGCCTGTCCGGCGGTGAAGCGCGCCGCGCCGCACTGGCGCGGCTGCTCGCGCCCGAACCGGACATTCTCCTCCTCGACGAGCCCACCAACCATCTCGACCTGCCGGTGATCGAATGGCTGGAAAGCGAACTCCGCTCGCTGCGCTCCGCGCTCGTGCTCATCAGCCACGACCGACGCTTCATGGAGACCCTGTCACGCGCGACGGTATGGCTCGACCGCGGCACCACACGTCGGCTGGAGCAAGGCTTCGCGGCCTTTGAAGCATGGCGTGATACCGTCCTCGAGGAAGAGGAACGCGACAGGCACAAACTCGACCGACGCATCGCGCAGGAAAACGACTGGCTACGCTACGGTGTGACAGCCCGGCGCAAACGCAACCAGGGACGTCTGCGCGCCCTCCACGCCATGCGTCAGGAACGCCGGGACGCCCGACGCGCCGTCGGCGACGTCAAGATGACGGTAAGCGAGGGGGATATCTCCGGCAAGCTGGTGATCGAGGCTGTCAACATCTCGAAGGCTTACGGCGCGGAACCGGTGGTCCGCGACCTGTCGATCCGTATTGCCAGGGGCGACCGCATCGGCATCGTGGGACGCAATGGCGCCGGCAAGACCACGCTCATCAACATGCTGACGGGGCAACTCGCCCCGGACAGCGGCACCGTGAAAATCGGCGCCAATGTCACCATGGCGAGCCTGGACCAACGCCGCGCAGGCCTCGATCCCGATGTCACCCTGCGTGACGCCTTGACGGGGGGCGGCAGCGATACCGTCCTGGTCGGGGACGCGCCCAAACATGTCATGTCCTATCTCAAGGACTTCCTGTTCACGCCAGAGCAGGCCAACATGCCCATCGGCAAGTTGTCCGGCGGCGAGCGCGGCCGGCTGATGCTGGCGCGCGCGCTTGCCCTGCCTTCAAACCTGCTGGTGCTCGACGAGCCGACCAACGATCTGGACCTGGAAACCCTCGACCTGCTCGAGGAAATGATCGACAGCTACAGCGGCACCGTCATCCTCGTCAGCCACGACCGCGACTTCCTCGACCGCACGGTGACATCCTTGCTGATGGCGGAAGGCCAGGGGCGCTGGCAGGACTATGCCGGCGGCTATACCGACATGCTCGCCCAGCGCGGCGCCGGCGTGGAGGCCACATCCCGTGGCAACGGCGGTGCGACCGGGAAGGCGGCGAACCAGGCTTCGACGCCACGCTCCGAGCCGACCGAACGGGCCGCGTCGAAAGCCAAGCTCAGCTTCAAGGACAAGCACGCGCTTGAAAGCCTGCCCGACCGCATGGCCGCGCTGGAGCGTGACATCGCGAAATTGAAGGCCGTGCTCGATGATCCCGATCTCTACGCGCGGGATCCGGCGCGCTTCACGAAGGCGACGGAGGCGATGTCCAAGGCCGAGGCTGATCTCGTGGCTTCCGAAGAGGAGTGGCTGCGCCTCGAAATGCTCCGCGAGGAGATCGAGAGCGGAGGCTAG